The DNA window CGGGTTAACTGCAGAACCAAGACATACGCTGTATTTTGCCTGGATTGCTTTTTCTTCATCATTTGCCGGATTTTCAGGGTAGTTAGGGATATCATATCCTTGACCTTGAAGCTCAGCGATACAATCTTTTAACTGTCCAACAGAAGCTGAAATGTTTGGAAGTTTGATCACGTTCCCCTCTGGTTGAAGTACAACTTCACCTAGTTTAGACAACTCATCTTCTGCAAGACCCATAGCTGCAAGTACTCTTCCAGCAAGTGAAATATCACTTTCTACAACTTCAACACCTGCTTCTTTAGTAAAAGCATTTACGATTGGAAGTAATGAATACGTAGCAAGTGCCGGCGCCTCATCGATTTTTGACCATATGATTTTTGGTAAGTTTGACATAAAATGTTCCTTAGTTTGATTATTAATGGAAAGATTGTAGCACTATTTTAGTATTATTGGATTGAAATGAAGTGTTATGAAAAAGTTATATTATTTATTTGTTTCTATACTACACAAATTTTGCCATTTATAGGATT is part of the Sulfurovum xiamenensis genome and encodes:
- a CDS encoding NADP-dependent isocitrate dehydrogenase, producing MSNLPKIIWSKIDEAPALATYSLLPIVNAFTKEAGVEVVESDISLAGRVLAAMGLAEDELSKLGEVVLQPEGNVIKLPNISASVGQLKDCIAELQGQGYDIPNYPENPANDEEKAIQAKYSVCLGSAVNP